A window from Candidatus Arthromitus sp. SFB-rat-Yit encodes these proteins:
- the gap gene encoding type I glyceraldehyde-3-phosphate dehydrogenase, whose product MIKIGINGFGRIGRNVFKALLENYGNELQVVAINDLTNSKTLAHLLKYDSLFGKFEGTVEVKEDSIVVNGNEVKIFAEREPANIPWSSVGCEIVIESTGFFTDAEKAKVHISGSVKKVLISAPAKNEDITIVMGVNNDKYDPVKHNIISNASCTTNCLAPFAKVLHENFGIVKGLMTTVHSYTNDQKILDAPHSDLRRARAAAESMIPTTTGAAKAVALVLPELKGKLNGFALRVPTPTVSCTDLVAELSREVTVEEVNAAFKKASETNLKGILGYEEEPLVSMDYRQDKRSSIIDAPCTMVIEGNMVKVVSWYDNEWGYSNRLADLAQMVAKSL is encoded by the coding sequence ATGATTAAAATAGGGATTAATGGTTTTGGAAGAATAGGAAGAAATGTATTTAAGGCTTTACTTGAAAATTATGGTAATGAATTACAAGTAGTTGCTATAAATGATTTAACTAATTCTAAGACTTTAGCACATTTGTTAAAATATGATTCTCTTTTTGGAAAATTTGAAGGTACAGTTGAAGTTAAGGAAGATTCTATTGTTGTAAATGGGAATGAAGTAAAAATATTTGCAGAAAGAGAACCAGCTAATATTCCTTGGTCTAGTGTTGGGTGTGAAATAGTAATTGAATCCACAGGATTCTTTACTGATGCAGAAAAGGCCAAAGTTCATATAAGTGGAAGTGTTAAAAAAGTTTTAATTTCTGCTCCAGCAAAAAATGAAGATATAACAATAGTTATGGGGGTTAATAACGATAAGTATGATCCTGTGAAGCATAATATAATTTCAAATGCTTCGTGTACTACAAATTGTTTAGCTCCATTTGCAAAGGTTCTTCATGAGAATTTTGGGATAGTTAAAGGACTTATGACAACAGTTCATTCTTATACAAATGACCAAAAAATATTGGATGCACCGCATAGTGATTTGAGAAGAGCTCGAGCTGCTGCTGAGTCTATGATACCTACAACAACAGGAGCTGCAAAAGCCGTTGCCTTAGTATTACCAGAGCTTAAAGGTAAATTAAATGGATTTGCGTTGAGAGTTCCAACTCCAACAGTTTCATGCACTGATTTGGTTGCTGAGCTTTCAAGAGAAGTTACTGTTGAGGAAGTCAATGCTGCATTTAAAAAAGCATCAGAAACAAATTTAAAAGGAATTTTAGGATATGAAGAAGAGCCACTTGTATCTATGGATTACAGACAAGATAAGAGGAGCTCAATAATTGATGCTCCATGCACAATGGTTATAGAAGGCAATATGGTTAAAGTTGTTTCTTGGTATGATAATGAATGGGGATACTCAAACAGATTAGCAGATTTAGCACAAATGGTTGCTAAAAGCTTATAA
- a CDS encoding phosphoglycerate kinase, with protein sequence MTFNKKSIEDVQLNGKRVLIRCDFNVPIVDGKITDENRLLGALDTIKYAYKNGGKVILCSHLGKVKGPDKSMSLKIVASRLSELLGVNVEFLQSDLVVDDDVRRKVGEMNNGDIALLENTRFRAEEGKCEDGFSKDLASICDIFVNDAFGTAHRAHCSTVGVAKFVDTAVCGFLIQKELGFLGGAIENPKKPFLAVLGGAKVSDKINVINNLLDKVDTLVIGGGMAYTFLKAQGYSVGISLVEEDKLEYAKDMLNKAKEKNVSLLLPIDHVIADKFSNDATRRVTNDENIEDGFMGLDIGEKTSKLFGDALKNAKTIIWNGPMGVFEFSNFNKGTMEVAKAMAESDATTIIGGGDSAAAVNILGFGDKMTHISTGGGASLELLEGKVLPGIDILNNK encoded by the coding sequence ATGACATTTAATAAAAAAAGTATAGAAGATGTTCAATTAAATGGTAAAAGGGTTTTGATTAGATGTGATTTTAATGTTCCTATAGTAGACGGAAAAATAACTGATGAAAATAGATTATTAGGGGCTCTTGACACAATTAAGTATGCCTATAAAAATGGTGGGAAGGTTATACTTTGCTCTCATCTAGGTAAGGTTAAAGGTCCTGATAAGTCAATGAGTTTAAAAATTGTTGCCTCAAGACTTTCAGAGCTTTTAGGAGTTAACGTAGAATTCTTACAAAGTGATTTGGTTGTTGATGACGATGTTAGAAGAAAAGTTGGTGAAATGAATAATGGAGATATAGCTCTTCTTGAGAACACAAGATTTAGAGCGGAAGAAGGTAAGTGCGAAGATGGTTTTTCGAAGGATTTAGCATCTATTTGCGATATATTTGTAAATGACGCTTTTGGTACTGCCCATAGAGCGCACTGTTCTACAGTTGGTGTAGCTAAGTTTGTAGATACTGCAGTTTGTGGATTTTTAATACAAAAAGAACTAGGATTTTTAGGTGGAGCTATTGAAAATCCTAAAAAGCCATTTTTAGCTGTTCTTGGAGGGGCTAAAGTTTCTGATAAGATAAATGTTATAAATAATTTATTAGATAAAGTTGACACTTTGGTAATAGGCGGAGGCATGGCTTATACATTCTTAAAAGCACAAGGTTATTCAGTTGGAATAAGCTTAGTTGAGGAAGATAAGTTAGAGTATGCAAAAGATATGTTAAATAAAGCTAAGGAAAAGAATGTTAGCTTATTACTTCCTATAGATCATGTTATAGCTGATAAGTTTTCAAATGATGCAACTAGAAGAGTTACTAATGATGAAAATATAGAAGATGGATTTATGGGATTAGATATTGGAGAAAAAACAAGTAAATTATTCGGAGATGCATTGAAAAATGCTAAAACTATAATTTGGAATGGTCCTATGGGTGTTTTTGAATTTTCTAACTTTAATAAGGGAACAATGGAAGTTGCTAAGGCTATGGCAGAATCTGATGCTACAACAATAATAGGTGGAGGAGATTCAGCTGCAGCTGTTAATATTTTAGGTTTTGGAGATAAAATGACTCATATATCTACAGGTGGAGGAGCGTCTCTTGAATTATTAGAAGGTAAGGTTTTACCTGGAATTGATATTTTAAATAATAAATAA